A single window of Martelella sp. NC20 DNA harbors:
- the pyrC gene encoding dihydroorotase: MNSLTIRRPDDWHLHLRDGAMMEGVIGDTARHFARAIIMPNLVPPVVTAVDAEAYRNRIIAAVPPGMSFKPLMTLYLTETTEPADVASAFSEGLIKAVKLYPAGATTNSASGVRDIDNAMPVLEKMAEIGLNLCVHGEVTDRQVDIFDREAVFIETVLDKIRWRLPELKITMEHVTTKDGVDYIKDAHRNLAGSLTTHHLIINRNDILVGGIHPHYYCLPVAKREEHRKALVAAATSGDRRFFLGTDSAPHVDPAKECGCGCAGIYTAPNTMSCLAHVFENEGALDRLEAFASLNGPAWYGLKPNEDTITLVKRADPVAYPEKRETGDGPVTVFDPKFPLYWEVEAA, encoded by the coding sequence ATGAACAGCCTGACGATCCGCCGTCCCGATGACTGGCACCTGCATCTGCGCGACGGCGCGATGATGGAGGGCGTGATCGGCGATACCGCGCGCCATTTCGCCCGCGCGATCATCATGCCCAATCTGGTGCCGCCGGTGGTCACGGCCGTCGATGCCGAAGCCTATCGCAATCGCATCATCGCCGCCGTTCCGCCCGGCATGTCGTTCAAGCCGCTGATGACGCTTTACCTGACCGAGACGACCGAGCCCGCCGATGTCGCATCGGCCTTCAGCGAAGGCCTGATCAAGGCGGTCAAGCTCTATCCGGCGGGCGCCACCACCAATTCCGCAAGCGGCGTCCGCGATATCGACAATGCCATGCCGGTGCTGGAGAAGATGGCGGAGATCGGGCTTAATCTCTGCGTCCACGGCGAAGTCACCGACAGGCAGGTCGATATATTCGATCGCGAGGCCGTATTCATCGAAACCGTGCTGGACAAGATCAGATGGCGCCTGCCTGAGCTGAAGATCACCATGGAGCATGTCACGACGAAGGACGGCGTTGATTACATCAAGGATGCGCACAGGAACCTTGCCGGCTCGCTGACGACCCATCATCTGATCATCAACCGCAACGATATTCTCGTCGGCGGCATCCATCCGCATTACTATTGCCTGCCGGTCGCCAAGCGCGAGGAGCATAGGAAGGCGCTGGTGGCGGCCGCGACCTCCGGCGACAGGCGGTTCTTCCTCGGTACCGACTCAGCGCCCCACGTCGATCCCGCCAAGGAATGCGGCTGCGGCTGCGCCGGCATCTACACCGCCCCCAACACGATGAGCTGCCTTGCCCATGTGTTCGAAAACGAAGGCGCGCTCGACAGGCTCGAAGCCTTCGCCTCGCTCAACGGCCCGGCCTGGTACGGGCTCAAGCCGAACGAAGACACGATCACGCTGGTAAAACGGGCAGACCCCGTCGCATATCCTGAAAAGCGCGAAACCGGGGACGGGCCGGTCACGGTATTCGACCCGAAATTTCCGCTCTACTGGGAGGTCGAGGCCGCCTGA
- a CDS encoding metal ABC transporter permease → MSDFWMMATFPFQLDFMLKAFAITLLVSIPMALLSCLLVLKGWSLMGDAVSHAVLPGVVLAYMIGLPLGLGAFVAGMVCALSTGFLADNSRVKEDTILGIVFSGMFGLGLVLYVKVHSAVHLDHILFGDMLGISGGDLIEAGLIALSATAFLVLKRKDLLVHAFDEQHARAIGLPTKLLHYGLLIVLSLTVVAALKAVGIILSVALLVAPGAIAFLWTQRFSVMLLVALAVATGSTLIGIYASFYIDSAPAPTIVLVMTLAFIASFFRTMLVAGRRARQAASTSQ, encoded by the coding sequence ATGAGCGATTTCTGGATGATGGCCACATTTCCCTTCCAGCTCGATTTCATGCTGAAGGCGTTCGCGATCACGCTTCTGGTCAGCATACCGATGGCGCTCCTATCCTGCCTTCTGGTGCTGAAGGGCTGGTCGCTGATGGGTGACGCGGTGTCCCATGCGGTGCTGCCGGGCGTGGTGCTGGCCTATATGATCGGCCTGCCGCTTGGCCTCGGCGCATTCGTCGCCGGCATGGTCTGCGCGCTGTCGACCGGCTTTCTTGCGGATAACAGCCGGGTGAAGGAAGATACCATTCTCGGCATCGTGTTTTCCGGCATGTTCGGGCTCGGGCTGGTGCTCTACGTCAAGGTCCATTCCGCCGTCCATCTCGACCATATCCTGTTCGGCGATATGCTCGGCATTTCCGGAGGCGACCTGATCGAGGCCGGGCTGATCGCGCTTTCGGCGACCGCCTTTCTCGTGCTGAAGCGCAAGGATCTGCTGGTCCACGCCTTTGACGAGCAGCACGCACGCGCCATCGGCCTGCCGACGAAACTTCTGCATTACGGGCTTCTGATCGTGCTGTCGTTGACAGTGGTGGCCGCGCTGAAAGCGGTCGGCATCATCCTGTCGGTCGCGCTGCTGGTCGCGCCGGGCGCGATCGCGTTCCTGTGGACGCAGCGGTTCTCCGTCATGCTTCTGGTGGCGCTTGCCGTGGCGACAGGGTCCACACTGATCGGCATCTATGCCAGCTTCTACATCGACAGCGCGCCCGCGCCCACCATCGTTCTGGTGATGACGCTCGCCTTTATCGCAAGCTTCTTCCGCACCATGCTGGTGGCCGGACGCCGCGCGCGTCAGGCGGCCTCGACCTCCCAGTAG
- a CDS encoding metal ABC transporter permease yields the protein MLDRLIEPLAYGYMVNAIWVSALVGCVCGFLSAYLMLKGWSLIGDALSHSIVPGVAGAYMLGLPFSLGAFAAGGLAAGAMLFFNNKTKLKEDAIIGLIFTSFFGLGLFMVSVSPVPIDIQTIIMGNVLAITRSDTIQLAIIGGVTLAVLAVKWKDLMVVFFDENHARSIGINPDAMKVLFFTLLAASTVAALQTVGAFLVIALVVTPGATAYLLTDRFPRLIALAAFIGAATSALGAYISYFLDGATGGVIIVMQTALFLIAFVFAPKHGLLAAKRRARRALQETAA from the coding sequence ATGCTTGACCGGCTGATCGAGCCGCTCGCCTATGGCTACATGGTGAACGCGATCTGGGTCAGCGCGCTGGTGGGCTGCGTCTGCGGCTTTCTCTCGGCCTATCTGATGCTCAAGGGCTGGTCGCTGATCGGCGATGCCCTGTCCCATTCGATCGTGCCGGGGGTCGCGGGCGCCTATATGCTCGGCCTGCCGTTTTCGCTCGGCGCCTTCGCCGCCGGCGGTCTTGCCGCGGGCGCGATGCTGTTCTTCAACAACAAGACCAAGCTGAAGGAGGATGCGATCATCGGCCTGATCTTCACCAGCTTCTTCGGCCTCGGCCTGTTCATGGTCTCGGTCTCGCCGGTTCCGATCGACATCCAGACCATCATCATGGGCAATGTGCTGGCGATAACCCGCTCCGACACCATCCAGCTCGCGATCATCGGCGGCGTGACGCTCGCCGTCCTGGCGGTGAAGTGGAAAGACCTGATGGTGGTGTTCTTCGATGAGAACCATGCCCGTTCGATCGGCATCAACCCCGATGCCATGAAGGTGCTGTTCTTCACGCTGCTCGCCGCCTCCACCGTGGCCGCCCTTCAGACGGTCGGCGCGTTTCTGGTGATCGCGCTGGTGGTCACCCCGGGCGCGACCGCCTATCTGCTGACCGATCGTTTTCCGCGCCTGATCGCGCTTGCCGCCTTCATCGGCGCGGCAACCTCGGCGCTCGGCGCCTACATCTCCTATTTCCTCGACGGCGCGACCGGCGGCGTGATCATCGTCATGCAGACGGCGCTGTTTCTGATCGCCTTCGTGTTTGCGCCCAAGCATGGCCTGCTTGCCGCAAAACGCCGGGCGCGCCGGGCACTTCAGGAGACTGCGGCATGA
- a CDS encoding manganese/iron ABC transporter ATP-binding protein — translation MTMAEPGLVVQGATVTYRNGHTALTNASFEIPRGTITALVGVNGAGKSTLFKAIMGFVPLARGKVDILGQPARAALKQNLVAYVPQAEEVDWNFPVLVEDVVMMGRYGHMGFMRHPSRTDRDMVAAALERVSMTAFSKRQIGELSGGQRKRVFLARALAQEGRVILLDEPFTGVDVKTEEQIIALLGELRDEGRIMLVSTHNLGSVPEFCDRAVFVKGTVLAYGPTETTFTQANLEKAFGGVLRHFVLEGPALHDDEDTRRIKVITDDERPFVIYGERGTDTAPAASRGRGGDA, via the coding sequence ATGACCATGGCAGAGCCCGGCCTCGTGGTGCAAGGCGCAACGGTGACCTATCGCAACGGCCACACCGCGCTGACCAATGCCAGTTTCGAGATTCCGCGCGGCACGATCACGGCTCTGGTCGGCGTCAACGGGGCGGGCAAATCGACACTGTTCAAGGCGATCATGGGCTTCGTGCCGCTGGCCCGCGGCAAGGTCGATATCCTCGGCCAACCGGCGCGCGCAGCATTGAAGCAGAACCTGGTCGCCTATGTGCCGCAGGCAGAGGAGGTCGACTGGAATTTCCCCGTTCTGGTCGAGGATGTGGTGATGATGGGGCGCTACGGCCATATGGGCTTCATGCGCCACCCCTCCCGTACCGACCGCGACATGGTCGCCGCCGCACTCGAGCGGGTCAGTATGACGGCCTTTTCCAAACGCCAGATCGGCGAGCTTTCCGGCGGCCAGCGCAAGCGCGTGTTTCTGGCCCGCGCGCTGGCGCAGGAAGGGCGGGTTATCCTGCTCGATGAGCCCTTCACCGGCGTCGATGTGAAGACCGAGGAACAGATCATCGCGCTTCTCGGCGAATTGCGCGACGAGGGCCGGATCATGCTGGTCTCGACCCACAATCTCGGCTCGGTGCCCGAATTCTGCGACCGGGCGGTGTTCGTCAAGGGCACGGTGCTGGCCTATGGCCCGACCGAGACCACCTTTACCCAGGCCAATCTCGAAAAAGCGTTTGGCGGCGTCCTGCGCCATTTCGTGCTCGAAGGTCCGGCCCTTCATGACGACGAGGACACCCGCCGGATCAAGGTGATAACCGATGACGAGCGCCCGTTCGTCATCTATGGCGAACGCGGAACGGATACCGCGCCGGCGGCAAGCCGGGGGAGAGGCGGCGATGCTTGA
- a CDS encoding metal ABC transporter substrate-binding protein yields MNLARTVAVAAIAMIGTSALAADKPKVVTTFTVIADMAGNVAGDHAEVVSITKPGAEIHGYSPTPRDILNARGGDIILSNGLNLERWFEKFLQNLGDVPNVVVSDGIDPIDIAGGEYDGKPNPHAWMSPNNAEIYVANIRDALIEIDPDNAEAYTENARAYADEITARLQPMRAMLADVPEDKRWLVTSEGAFSYLARDLDLKELYLWPVNADQQGTPQQIRHVIDTMRENDIGVIFSESTVSDKPARQIASETGAAYGGVLYVDSLSEPGGPVPTYLDLLSVTTETVAKGLTE; encoded by the coding sequence ATGAACCTTGCCAGAACCGTAGCCGTGGCAGCGATTGCCATGATCGGAACTTCGGCGCTTGCCGCCGACAAGCCGAAAGTGGTCACCACCTTCACGGTGATCGCCGACATGGCCGGAAATGTCGCGGGCGACCATGCCGAGGTGGTTTCGATCACCAAGCCGGGCGCGGAAATCCATGGCTATTCCCCGACACCGCGCGATATCCTGAATGCCCGCGGCGGCGACATCATTCTGTCCAACGGGCTCAATCTCGAACGCTGGTTCGAGAAATTCCTGCAAAACCTGGGCGATGTGCCGAATGTCGTGGTCTCCGATGGCATCGACCCCATCGATATCGCCGGCGGCGAATATGACGGCAAGCCCAATCCCCATGCCTGGATGTCGCCTAACAATGCCGAAATCTATGTCGCAAACATCCGCGACGCACTGATCGAAATCGATCCGGACAATGCCGAAGCCTACACCGAAAATGCACGGGCCTATGCCGATGAAATCACAGCCAGGCTTCAGCCGATGCGCGCCATGCTGGCCGATGTGCCGGAGGACAAGCGCTGGCTGGTGACGAGCGAGGGCGCGTTTTCCTATCTTGCCCGCGACCTCGACCTCAAGGAACTTTACCTCTGGCCGGTCAATGCCGATCAGCAGGGCACGCCGCAGCAGATCCGTCACGTGATTGACACCATGAGGGAAAACGATATCGGCGTGATCTTTTCGGAAAGCACCGTCTCCGACAAACCCGCCCGCCAGATTGCCAGCGAGACCGGGGCGGCGTATGGCGGCGTACTCTATGTCGACAGTCTGAGCGAGCCGGGCGGCCCGGTGCCCACCTATCTCGACCTGTTGTCCGTCACCACCGAAACCGTGGCGAAAGGTCTGACCGAATGA